A stretch of DNA from bacterium:
ATCAATGACATGGTTACCTCCTAATCGAGGTGACCGGCCAAAAGGGGGATGCTCACTCATAGCTGAAGCGAGAGATTGGGTTGCTGGAAGTATGGATCTTCCGCTGCCGAGTGAAGACATCTGCGATGCGACCGAAAGTGGGCTGGCAGATGTTTGGCGATCCCTTGGCGATGACTAGCGGGACTTCGATTCGGGGGCCGCGAGCCGCCAGCGGTTTCGCGGGCTTTGCGGGGTAGCCTCTGTTGGTTCCACTTGCCCGTCTTTCTCCATGATCTTCAGCCACCGCAAGACAGATTGCCGGGAGATGCCGAGTTCCTCTGCCAGCCTCCCGGTTGAAAGGGCATCGTTGATCAATAGTCTTGCGATTTGGTTGCGGGTCGACGTGGTGTGACTGAGTTGGCGCCCCTGGGGTGACTGGGGTTGGTCGGGCAAAGTCCCGTCATCGATGTTGGCCAGGTAGGAGCGACCGCGGATGGTTACCGAACAGTCGCCAATGCGGTCTTCGAGGAGTGGAATGTCGAGTCCCGCATCTTGGAGGGAAGCGGCGACGGCGAGTAACCCCGACCCGCGGTTCTCGCACACTGCTCGGTTGGTGTGGGGAATCTCTATGTCCTCAAGAAGCTTGGCGAGCCGAGAGTTACGAGATGAGGTGACTGGCCTGGCGAAAAGGTGGTCGCGGTTCAGCTGACCGTGGAGCCCCCCAGGATTGACTACCTCCAGTCGATCGGGATATAGCTCAATTCTCACCTGGGATCCATGAGCAGAGGGGTGATAGTCGCGGTGCAGGAGTGCGTTAACCACGGTTTCTCTCACGGCCTCATCGGGGTATTCCCACAAATCGAGCCGCCCATCGCCGGAGATCTCAGCTCGGCGGGTGGTGTTGCGCCGCACAGCGGCCTGGGCTTCGGCGATCATTGAGGGGATAGGCCCATCGATGGGGACGTTGTCCAAAAAGCGGGTGCCGTCTCGCATCGGTCTGCCGGTTGCGGTCGGAAATGCCACGAAGGTCACATTGAGCTGCGGAAAAAACTGCTGAGGATAGCGGCCCAATGCCAGGAGCCCGGCGAGTGTGAGATACGGCTCGGACTCCTCCCCGGAGGTCACGCTCAGGATGCGGAGGATGTCGTCGTCGTTGCGGTCAGCGAGCGCTGATCCTCGACGGCTTCGAATGCGGTTGAGCAAGGCGCTGACAAGGTTTTCGTCGAGGTCGCTTCGCTTTGCTCCATCCACGACAGCGATGTCGTCAAGAGGCTGCCCCCGACCGGACATGAGGATGTGGATTTCGTAGAAGCTGAGCCGCCGGTCGCCGTCGTGAGTTCGTATGTAGGATCCGCCTTCGAGCCGCTTCGACTTCAAGTAGCAGGGTTTTCGTCCCGCGGGAAGCTCATCTATTGCCGCCGCTACCACCGGTTGCCCGTCCACTTTGGCGATGTCGATTTCTGCTCGTATTGGGGGCTCCAGTTCGTTGGCGCATACTGAAGCAAGGTCGTCAGCGAGCTTTTTCGCGTTGATGGCCGCCGGCAGAAAATCCCCGTCGCTGAGTCCGAGGAGCACAAGCCCACCCCGGGCGTTGGCAAAAGCTGATACCGATTCGGCTATCGACTTCGGCATCCCACCCGCGGCTGACTTGACTTCGATGGCCTGGAGATCGGTGGCAGCTGCTCGAAGGCGCTGCACTGCCTGGTCAACCTGAGGCTGGAGTCCAGCGCCGACATGTTCTCGAGACATGACGAGATGCTAACTGCCGATAGTCAGTCTGACAACCGTGATTGTCAAACTGACAGAGATATGGCTGTCAGATCGACATATAAGCAGTGCCCATGATAGTTGGGGCTGGGTTGGGTTGTGGGGGTCAGATAGTGAGGCGCTTGCTGCGGCGGGACAGGCTGGCCAGGAGGAGGCCGGCTAGGAGGAGGGTGGCGGCGATGATGAAGAGCAGGCGGCTTTCCACGCCGGTGGCGGGGAGTTCTTCGCCGGTCATGGCGTCCATTCCGTCAGCCATTCCATCGTCCATGTCATCCATCTCGGCGGTGGCCACAGCGATGATGCGGCCTTCGCCGCCTTCGGGGTAATCGGCAGCAGTGATGGTGCCGCCGAGGCCGTCGGCGATGTAGGCGGCCAGGGACTGCTGGTCGGTGAGGCCCAGGTGGGTGCGGGTGCCGTCGCCGAACAGGTACTGGTCGCCGCCGTTGGCCAGGAAGTTGAGGGTGACCAGGGCGATGGATGGGGCACCGTCCACCACGGCCCCGTCGCTCACGATGGCGGTGCCGCCGTCCAGGGTGATCGACTGCACCCGGGAGCCCTCGGTGGTGACGGTGTCGTCTTCGCCGATCTCCTGGGGAGTGCCGGCGGGGTCGTACACCAGGGTCATGCCCGCGATCTGGGCGAAGCGGCCGCTGGAGCTCTCCACCCTTGACACCGCGTTCTCGAAGATCACCTTCATCTGGGCGGGCGACACGTCTTCGATCACGGTCACGAAGTTGCCGAACGGTGAGATGTTGAAAGTCTCCAGCTCGCTGATCGGGCCCACCGGGATCACCGAGTCGTTGCGGATGCCGCCACCATTTTGGAGGGCGACCGCCGGCTGGGGCACGCCGAAGTCGTCGGCCAGCCGTTGGCCATTCCACAGCAGGGCGTCGGCCAGCAGGTTGCCTTGATTGGTTTCGTGCGTGCGGATGCCCGGCGAGCGTCGTCCGTCTAGGGGCACCTCGGTGGTGCCCACCGGGGAGGCGGCCAACTCTTCGAGGGCCGCGGCCACCGGTTCGGTCACCTGCGTTACCACGTCGGCGTGGGGCTCAACCGCGTCGGGCTCGTCCCCGCCGGCCACCCGGCGCAGGCCGCTGGCCTCGTCGATGGCGGTCACGTTGCCGTCGGCATCGACGGTCAAGATCAGCTGGCCCACGTAGGTGTAGTCGCCCGGTGTGGTCACGATCGGGACGCTGCTGCCGTCGGCCAGGGTGGCGGTGAGCGGATAGGAGCCGTAGGGATCGCCGTCGCCGGGCAGCAGCACGGTGGTGTCGTCGGCCAGCAGCGCCCCGCTGCCGCCGGCCACGATGGCGTCCACGCCGGTGAGCTCGGCGGCCAGATCGGTCTCGCCGCTCAGGGCCTGCAAGTGGGTGGACAGCACGATGATGTCCACCCCGTCGCCAGTGAGCCGGTCGATCTCGGCCTGCACGATCTCGGCCACATTCGACATCACCGCCACGTTGCGGGGGCTGGAGATGTAGGAGAGCTCCGGGGTGGTGGCGCCGATGATGCCGATGCTCCGACCCTGCTTCTCCACCACTGCCGACGGGGCGATACGGCCCTCATCGACCAGCGCAGCCAGCGCCGGCTCGCCGGAGAAGTCCAGGTTGGCGCTGATGAACGGCGCAGTGGTGGTCTCGGTGATGAACCGGGCCAACAGGTCGGGGCCCAAGTCGAACTCGTGGTTGCCGATGGTCAAGGCGTCGTAGCCGATGAGGTTGAGGGCCAGGGCGTCGTAGAACGGGCTGTCGTCGCCGAGACTCACCGACAGCTCGGGGCCACTCAAGAAGTTGTCGCCCGAGGAGATGGTGATCACCGCCGCGCCGTCATCGGCAGCCTGGGACCGCAGCTGGTGTACCAGGGAGGCGAAGCGGGCCACGCCGCCGTAATCGGGCAGGTCCGACGACGCCTGCACCAACTGCGACTCGCCGTCGTTGTGGTGCAGGATCACCAGTTGCAGCTCTCCGCTGTCGCCGGCTGCGTCACCGTCGTCTTGCGCATTGGCCGCCACCGCGCCCAGCAGCGCGGTGACCAGGCCCAGCGCGATAAATGCCCACACGATCCGTCGAATGCTCACTGGCTGTCTCCTTCGTGCTTGTACTGGAGTTGTGTTTAGGGGTTGATGAC
This window harbors:
- a CDS encoding putative DNA binding domain-containing protein — translated: MSREHVGAGLQPQVDQAVQRLRAAATDLQAIEVKSAAGGMPKSIAESVSAFANARGGLVLLGLSDGDFLPAAINAKKLADDLASVCANELEPPIRAEIDIAKVDGQPVVAAAIDELPAGRKPCYLKSKRLEGGSYIRTHDGDRRLSFYEIHILMSGRGQPLDDIAVVDGAKRSDLDENLVSALLNRIRSRRGSALADRNDDDILRILSVTSGEESEPYLTLAGLLALGRYPQQFFPQLNVTFVAFPTATGRPMRDGTRFLDNVPIDGPIPSMIAEAQAAVRRNTTRRAEISGDGRLDLWEYPDEAVRETVVNALLHRDYHPSAHGSQVRIELYPDRLEVVNPGGLHGQLNRDHLFARPVTSSRNSRLAKLLEDIEIPHTNRAVCENRGSGLLAVAASLQDAGLDIPLLEDRIGDCSVTIRGRSYLANIDDGTLPDQPQSPQGRQLSHTTSTRNQIARLLINDALSTGRLAEELGISRQSVLRWLKIMEKDGQVEPTEATPQSPRNRWRLAAPESKSR
- a CDS encoding 5'-nucleotidase C-terminal domain-containing protein; its protein translation is MSIRRIVWAFIALGLVTALLGAVAANAQDDGDAAGDSGELQLVILHHNDGESQLVQASSDLPDYGGVARFASLVHQLRSQAADDGAAVITISSGDNFLSGPELSVSLGDDSPFYDALALNLIGYDALTIGNHEFDLGPDLLARFITETTTAPFISANLDFSGEPALAALVDEGRIAPSAVVEKQGRSIGIIGATTPELSYISSPRNVAVMSNVAEIVQAEIDRLTGDGVDIIVLSTHLQALSGETDLAAELTGVDAIVAGGSGALLADDTTVLLPGDGDPYGSYPLTATLADGSSVPIVTTPGDYTYVGQLILTVDADGNVTAIDEASGLRRVAGGDEPDAVEPHADVVTQVTEPVAAALEELAASPVGTTEVPLDGRRSPGIRTHETNQGNLLADALLWNGQRLADDFGVPQPAVALQNGGGIRNDSVIPVGPISELETFNISPFGNFVTVIEDVSPAQMKVIFENAVSRVESSSGRFAQIAGMTLVYDPAGTPQEIGEDDTVTTEGSRVQSITLDGGTAIVSDGAVVDGAPSIALVTLNFLANGGDQYLFGDGTRTHLGLTDQQSLAAYIADGLGGTITAADYPEGGEGRIIAVATAEMDDMDDGMADGMDAMTGEELPATGVESRLLFIIAATLLLAGLLLASLSRRSKRLTI